One genomic window of Myxocyprinus asiaticus isolate MX2 ecotype Aquarium Trade chromosome 5, UBuf_Myxa_2, whole genome shotgun sequence includes the following:
- the LOC127441604 gene encoding von Willebrand factor C domain-containing protein 2-like, translating into MGMALLWVSPVSFLHAWLTLAICGQYTLAFYVAGQQLETTCEANGSVYYVGEWYFLDSDHCTQCECTTEGSACARTECTSLPAACIHVSHYPTDCCPTCEKIGCEYRGEVYKLGHQFQPSECEQCTCDSDGIARCLVADCAPPPCVNPVYQKGRCCPECKDGPNCYVDASRTQVIPGGEPVWVDSCTKCRCHDGQDAGYWEGNRLATCSRVRNCQPEEGLN; encoded by the exons ATGGGCATGGCTTTACTATGGGTTTCCCCGGTGAGTTTTCTTCACGCCTGGCTTACCCTGGCAATCTGTGGCCAGTATACGTTGGCTTTTTACGTCGCTGGACAACAACTAGAGACGACCTGTGAGGCGAACGGCAGCGTCTATTATGTGGGCGAATGGTACTTTTTAGACTCTGATCATTGTACCCAGTGTGAATGTACCACAGAAGGGTCTGCCTGCGCGAGGACCGAGTGCACATCCCTACCGGCCGCCTGCATCCATGTCAGCCATTACCCGACAGACTGCTGCCCGACATGCGAGAAAATCGGCTGCGAGTACCGGGGAGAAGTGTATAAACTGGGACATCAGTTTCAG CCATCAGAATGTGAGCAGTGCACCTGTGACAGTGATGGAATCGCCCGTTGTCTGGTAGCAGACTGTGCTCCCCCACCATGTGTTAATCCAGTGTATCAGAAAGGCAGATGCTGTCCTGAGTGCAAGGATG GGCCCAACTGCTATGTAGATGCCTCTAGGACCCAGGTGATCCCTGGAGGAGAGCCAGTATGGGTTGACTCCTGTACCAAATGTCGATGTCATGATGGGCAGGATGCAGGTTACTGGGAGGGCAACCGCTTGGCAACGTGTTCCCGTGTCCGAAACTGCCAGCCTGAAGAGGGGCTAAACTGA